In Bradyrhizobium sp. 195, the sequence GCGTCAGGAGCACAGCGGATACCAAAATCGCCGTGATGGGTGGCCCACACCGTTGAAAAGGGCGAGTGGGATATCGACTACATGACGGTCCGCGCAGTCCTGAGAGCCTAGAAGAATACCGACGTAGATACCAATATATTCAGGGCGTGTCCTGTTTGCGGCGTGTAGGTAATGCTTGTCGGGTGATTGATGTACGTCAGTCCTACGGTTGTATATATCCCGGGTGCCAGATGCGCCGTATACAGTCCCGAAATTGCTGTGCTGTCCCGGTGCGCCAGCTGCTCTTTCGCCAATGCAGCGTCCACCGCGAAATGGCTCCAGATGGTGTTGTTGACAACAAGACTCATCTGATCAGTGGGCCGGCTGTCAAACAGGCCCTTCGCATACAGGCGAAGCTCGTAGTACTGACTAGCCCTATTTAGGTCAGGCGGAGCGTACATCGCAGAGAACCCGCCATAGATTCCGCGAGATGCCGAGCCATGGACGGCAGACTGCCAGAATTGCCTATCCGCAGCTACATAGTAGACGCTGTTCGCCTTGGCTGTCGGTTGCGTCGGATGCTGTAGGTCCGTGTAGCTGCTGTTGTTAAAGCCCGCGCCAGCCCGCAGCCAAGTCTCGGGTACCCCGGGAGTAGGCTTGTTCTTATAGCAAACTTCATCAAGTAAAAGAATGCCCGCGTCGCGCGTGCTCCAGT encodes:
- a CDS encoding carbohydrate porin — protein: MIVTYDLARFGIPDGQIVVGAEHQYWTWKSAGPDRLGINAVSYYQTFFERKIELKVGYLRNQHEFAGAGEKVFGPSSKMLFQAGMSNNWAPTPALNLKYNFDDRLYNKLSIQRSLSPAGQYTHVSENPTGLNWSTRDAGILLLDEVCYKNKPTPGVPETWLRAGAGFNNSSYTDLQHPTQPTAKANSVYYVAADRQFWQSAVHGSASRGIYGGFSAMYAPPDLNRASQYYELRLYAKGLFDSRPTDQMSLVVNNTIWSHFAVDAALAKEQLAHRDSTAISGLYTAHLAPGIYTTVGLTYINHPTSITYTPQTGHALNILVSTSVFF